From Lagenorhynchus albirostris chromosome 10, mLagAlb1.1, whole genome shotgun sequence, the proteins below share one genomic window:
- the ZNF391 gene encoding LOW QUALITY PROTEIN: zinc finger protein 391 (The sequence of the model RefSeq protein was modified relative to this genomic sequence to represent the inferred CDS: substituted 1 base at 1 genomic stop codon), with amino-acid sequence MESLXRNTAQRPMNEEACKSEGQLSRQTKCPPQKKSSFEKTAIRKVSMTLKEIFTRERGPESSEFSLSSKLNTRQKIPKGAMSPISRKNSKDNSGLIKHQKLFPQRKPCKCNECGKAFSYQSDLIVHSRIHGGEKPFVCNECGKTFSRSTHLIEHQRTHTGEKPYECSECGKAFSRSTHLSLHQRIHTGEKPYECSECGKAFSRSTNLSQHQRTHTQEKPYKCNECGKAFSDHSTIIQHQRIHTGENPYECSECGKAFSWISSLIEHQRTHTGENPYECSDCGKVFSRSSSLVEHERIHTGEKPHECRECGKGFSRSSSLIIHQRTHTGEKPYKCNNCGKAFSQSSSLIRHQQLHTKE; translated from the coding sequence ATGGAAAGTCTCTGAAGGAATACTGCCCAACGTCCTATGAATGAAGAAGCCTGTAAAAGTGAGGGCCAGTTATCAAGGCAGACAAAATGTCCTCCACAAAAGaaatcttcttttgagaaaacaGCAATCAGAAAAGTGTCAATGACCCTCAAGGAAATTTTTACTAGGGAGAGAGGCCCTGAATCCAGTGAATTTAGTCTAAGCTCAAAGCTTAATACACGGCAGAAAATTCCAAAGGGAGCTATGTCCCCCATATCTAGGAAAAACTCCAAAGATAATTCAGGCTTAATTAAACACCAAAAACTTTTTCCGCAAAGGAAACCTTGTAAAtgcaatgaatgtggtaaagcctTTAGTTACCAATCAGACCTTATTGTCCACAGTAGAATTCATGGTGGAGAAAAGCCTTTTGTATGCAATGAATGTGGTAAAACTTTTAGCCGAAGTACACACCTTATTGAACATCAAagaactcacactggagagaaaccttatgaatgcagtgaatgtggaaaagcttttagccGGAGTACACACCTTAGTCTACATCAGAGGATCCAtactggagaaaaaccatatgaatgtagtgaatgtggaaaagcctttagCCGAAGCACTAACCTTAGTCAGCATCAGCGAACTCATACTCAAGAaaaaccttacaaatgtaatgaatgtgggaaagccttcagtgaCCATTCAACCATAATTCAGCATCAACGAATACACACTGGAGAGAATCCCTatgaatgcagtgaatgtggaaaagctttcagttggATCTCATCTCTTATTGAACATCAGAGAACACACACTGGGGAGAACCCCTATGAATGCAGTGACTGTGGGAAGGTATTCAGTCGGAGCTCATCCCTTGTTGAACATGAGAGAATACACACTGGAGAAAAGCCCCACGAGTGTAGAGAGTGTGGAAAGGGTTTCAGTCGGAGCTCCTCCCTTATTATTCACCAGAGAACTCATACCGGAGAGAAGCCTTATAAGTGTAATAACTGTGGAAAAGCCTTCAGTCAGAGTTCATCTCTCATCAGACATCAGCAACTTCACACTAAAGAGTAA